One genomic segment of Hippoglossus hippoglossus isolate fHipHip1 chromosome 22, fHipHip1.pri, whole genome shotgun sequence includes these proteins:
- the LOC117756282 gene encoding histone H4, producing MSGRGKGGKGLGKGGAKRHRKVLRDNIQGITKPAIRRLARRGGVKRISGLIYEETRGVLKVFLENVIRDAVTYTEHAKRKTVTAMDVVYALKRQGRTLYGFGG from the coding sequence ATGTCTGGacgaggaaagggaggaaaagggctCGGTAAAGGAGGCGCAAAGCGTCACCGCAAAGTTCTCCGTGATAACATCCAGGGAATTACCAAGCCCGCCATCCGCCGCCTGGCTCGCCGTGGCGGAGTGAAGCGTATCTCCGGTCTGATCTACGAGGAGACCCGCGGCGTGTTGAAGGTTTTCCTGGAGAACGTGATCCGCGATGCTGTCACCTACACCGAGCACGCCAAGAGGAAGACCGTGACCGCCATGGACGTGGTGTATGCTCTGAAGAGACAAGGCCGCACTCTGTACGGCTTCGGTGGATAA